In one Lycium barbarum isolate Lr01 chromosome 7, ASM1917538v2, whole genome shotgun sequence genomic region, the following are encoded:
- the LOC132603802 gene encoding uncharacterized protein LOC132603802, with amino-acid sequence MPKNPYFVAKIRAERRNQQYVPIDVVRDNKLKLPSSMTIRAAGKEYETKLKIWKDGRIWLHGGWRNLCRWNHVEKNDWCICEFVRGKGKKGFYLQVQVLHEGASSNSSKKNKKYFVAIQHNILVFIASSAIIS; translated from the exons ATGCCTAAAAATCCTTACTTTGTAGCGAAAATACGAGCAGAAAGGAGAAACCAACAG TACGTTCCGATTGATGTGGTGAGAGACAATAAACTTAAACTCCCTTCAAGCATGACCATTCGCGCTGCTGGCAAAGAATATGAGACAAAACTCAAGATTTGGAAGGATGGTAGAATATGGCTACATGGAGGATGGCGCAATTTATGTAGATGGAACCATGTGGAGAAAAATGATTGGTGCATTTGTGAATTTGTGAGAGGAAAAGGCAAAAAAGGCTTTTACCTGCAAGTTCAAGTTCTTCATGAGGGAGCAAGTTCCAATTCCagcaaaaaaaataagaaatactTTGTTGCTATTCAACACAACATTTTAGTTTTTATTGCCTCAAGTGCTATTATAAGTTGA